The following coding sequences lie in one Rutidosis leptorrhynchoides isolate AG116_Rl617_1_P2 chromosome 4, CSIRO_AGI_Rlap_v1, whole genome shotgun sequence genomic window:
- the LOC139843017 gene encoding uncharacterized protein — translation MAEDSSNKRKKRDENNKRKSNEIHDTEIEEKQKLKKKDKHGKFEKDGKRKYVRKTPALNKKDIKLVENAVIKVLQNMGELKKVEKSLDRKINTFGEGTSRSKPKDNSDDDFQRPSLKASNEKGIKHEEDEIIRSRSSPKCLYTTIQNMNDIQKEKIRQIGFGSILEMKFFENQMKLGYYLVNNFDECSSTLNLKNGSIKITKETVHEVLCVLMKGLKIKYVERSNPIDPVTISWRKQFNN, via the exons ATGGCGGAAGATTCATCCAACAAACGGAAAAAAagagatgaaaataataaaagaaaatcaAACGAAATTCATGATACAG AGATTGAAGAAAAACAGAAATTGAAAAAGAAGGATAAACATGGAAAGTTTGAAAAAGACGGAAAAAGAAAGTATGTAAGAAAGACACCTGCACTGAATAAAAAGGATATAAAGCTTGTTGAAAATGCAGTAATTAAGGTACTCCAAAATATGGGAGAGTTGAAAAAAGTTGAAAAAAGTTTGGATAGAAAAATTAATACGTTTGGTGAAGGCACAAGTAGATCAAAACCCAAAGACAATTCTGATGATGATTTTCAAAGGCCATCATTGAAAGCTTCTAATGAAAAAG GTATTAAACACGAAGAAGATGAAATTATAAGGTCAAGATCATCACCAAAATGTTTGTACACAACGATACAGAATATGAATGACATTCAAAAAGAAAAGATAAGGCAGATTGGATTTGGGTCAATTCTAGAAATGAAGTTCTTTGAAAATCAGATGAAACTTGGTTACTATCTAGTAAACAACTTTGATGAATGTTCATCAACATTAAATCTTAAGAATGGTTCAATTAAAATCACAAAAGAAACAGTGCATGAAGTCTTATGTGTACTAATGAAAGGATTGAAGATTAAATACGTGGAAAGAAGCAATCCAATTGATCCTGTGACTATTTCATGGAGGAAACAGTTTAATAACTAG
- the LOC139904552 gene encoding uncharacterized protein yields the protein MKKGEFGEGRIVKAKEKIVSDDFQEKGKQKQINLKTPNNAEDYLKCLELRYRRIVEETNENNSVLTKATKMYPNNKDIDEFERKFTSLFKQESEAKKREEPATKEDSKQKQQTTATTSLQISNNGEKNLL from the exons ATGAAGAAAGGGGAATTTGGTGAAGGAAGAATTGTGAAGGCAAAAGAAAAAATTGTTAGTGATGATTTTCAAGAAAAAGGGAAACAAAAACAAATAAACCTCAAAACACCAAACAATGCAGAG GACTATCTTAAGTGTTTAGAATTGAGGTATCGGCGCATAGTTGAAGAAACAAATGAAAATAACAGTGTGTTAACAAAAGCAACAAAGATGTATCCAAACAATAAGGATATAGATGAATTTGAAAGAAAATTTACAAGTTTGTTCAAGCAAGAATCTGAGGCAAAAAAAAGAGAAGAACCTGCAACAAAAGAAGATTCTAAACAAAAACAGCAAACAACTGCAACTACTTCACTACAAATCAGCAATAATGGCGAAAAAAATCTGCTTTGA
- the LOC139843020 gene encoding uncharacterized protein, translated as MNNPMLRGEGGSGVRQEEVEAPKKKYERFEFKNFANCHPPEFHGKVDPIVSQRWIDEIEETFMLCECPEHLKEIYAAHQMKGSCYEWWNFIVKSHGRNVATSFPWEKFREMFMDQFAPPAKVSRLKSEFMNIEHGSKSVTEFNADPKLMMDHYHEKLNPKISEFIDKGTYKTLAEMMNRALVREHELKKKAAFKRKLDQDSKSMQSMSPKKGNFNSESPHKSKGGFMPGKGGGKEVKTCNRCGKNHTDECKAGTTDCYSCGKPGHRAAESECLKYKKDLASGGVKKEVKTEPKKSDSRPRARAHQITVLEAKESQNVVSEHPLEVDIANNKTIMVYSVIKGCEIILDDEKFVIDLIPMHIGEFQVIVGMDWLDDNEGIIAGRKKIVLVQAPSGKVIWIYGERARRAIPICTYARAKRFLSHGCCAFLAHVIDDSKKVFEINNVPVVNEFPDVFSDELPGVPPDREVEFRIELIPGATPIAKAPYRLAPGRGAYSAFMTSVRNFKERKVVRQVL; from the exons ATGAATAATCCTATGTTAAGAGgggaagggggaagtggggtaaggcaaGAGGAAGTAGAAGCCCCGAAAAAGAAATATGAGCGTTTTGAGTTCAAGAATTTTGCAAATTGTCATCCACCAgaatttcatggtaaggttgatccgattgttagtcaaaggtggatCGACGAGATAGAGGAAACCTTCATGTTGTGTGAATGTCCCGAGCACTTAAAGGAAATTTATGCGGCACACCAAATGAAGGGCAGCtgttatgaatggtggaattttatagttaagtcacATGGACGAAATGTGGCGACGAGTTTTCCGTGGGAAAAGTTTCGTGAAATGTTTAtggatcaatttgctccacccgccaaAGTTAGTAGGTTAAAGTCCGAATTCATGAATATTGAGCATGGGAGTAAATccgtgaccgagtttaatgccga TCCTAAGTTAATGATGGACCACTACCATGAGAAGTTAAACCCCAAAATAAGCGAGTTTATTGATAAGGGTACGTATAAGACCttagccgaaatgatgaatagGGCTCTTGTGAGGGAACACGAACTCAAGAAGAAAGCCGCGTTTAAACGAAAGTTGGATCAAGATTCAAAGTCAATGCAAAGTATGAGCCCGAAGAAAGGTAATTTTAATTCTGAGTCCCCACATAAATCAAAAGGGGGTTTCATGCCGGGGAAGGGTGGTGGTAAGGAAGTAAAAACGTGCAATAGGTGTGGTAAAAATCATACGGACGAGtgtaaagcgggtactaccgattgttaCTCATGTGGGAAACCGGGTCATagagccgccgaat CCGAATGTCTGAAGTATAAGAAGGATTTGGCAAGTGGTGGTGTTAAGAAGGAGGTTAAAACGGAACCAAAGaaaagtgatagccgaccaagagcccgagctcatcagattaccgttcTCGAAGCGAAGgaatcccaaaatgtggtgtcag agcatcctttagaggttgaTATAGCGAACAATAAAACCATTATGGTATATAGTGTTATTAAGGGATGTGAAATCATTTTGGATGATGAGAAATTTGTtatagatttaatacccatgcatatagGAGAGTTTCAAGTAATTgtaggtatggattggcttgatgaCAATGAAGGAATAATAGCGGGTCGAAAGAAAATTGTATTAGTCCAAGCACCAAGTGGGAAAGTTatttggatttatggggaacgggccagacgtgctattcctatatgtaCGTATGCTAGAGCCAAACGATTTTTATcccatgggtgttgtgcgtttttggcacatgtgatCGATGATTCAAAGAAAGTGTTTGAGATAAATAATgtaccggtagttaatgagtttccggatgtgttttcgGATGAATTGCCAGGTGTTCCTCCCGATCGAGAAGTAGAGTTTCGAATAGAATTGATTCCcggagccacgccaattgccaaagcaccttatcgactagctcc GGGAAGAGGAGCATACAGTGCATTTATGACAAGTGTTAGAAACTTTAAGGAGAGAAAAGTTGTTCgccaagttctctaa